From the Maioricimonas rarisocia genome, one window contains:
- a CDS encoding DUF1559 domain-containing protein yields MTSSKCQRRGFTLIELLVVIAIIAILIALLLPAVQQAREAARRSQCKNNLKQLGLALHNYHDVYGSFPPAYIDLRGAPGGIPDNDGHWAWSAMILPQMDQAPLYNQLQVGTLTATQAISANQADMQRKYAAFRCPSDVGPDTHDAGVEPGYAIENSSNTNLGLSLTNYVVANNNASVRQRQATDPANGVTGAVGAFFRDSKIGMRDMLDGSSNTILVGERAWRQGSVRMSAGTLLAVRDANANGPSAQDASVAWNQGLMSIAGSVRWPMNPVMTSPNTDRSQAFSSLHEGGIQVLLGDGSVRFISENIDLRNEFVGSRWPVDSVLEALVGIADGEVLGEF; encoded by the coding sequence ATGACATCGTCAAAGTGTCAGCGGCGAGGGTTTACACTCATCGAATTACTTGTGGTGATCGCCATCATCGCGATCCTCATCGCGCTGCTGCTGCCGGCCGTGCAGCAGGCACGTGAAGCGGCCCGCCGCAGTCAGTGCAAGAACAACCTCAAGCAGCTTGGTCTGGCTCTGCACAACTACCACGACGTGTACGGCAGCTTTCCGCCCGCCTACATCGATCTGCGGGGCGCTCCGGGAGGCATTCCGGACAACGACGGCCACTGGGCCTGGTCGGCCATGATCCTGCCGCAGATGGACCAGGCGCCGCTCTACAACCAGCTTCAGGTCGGTACGCTGACCGCCACACAAGCCATCTCGGCCAACCAGGCGGACATGCAGCGGAAGTACGCGGCGTTTCGTTGCCCTTCGGACGTCGGTCCGGATACTCACGACGCGGGCGTCGAACCCGGTTACGCAATCGAGAACTCGTCGAACACGAACCTGGGGCTGTCGCTGACCAACTACGTCGTGGCGAACAACAACGCCTCGGTGCGGCAGCGTCAGGCGACCGATCCGGCCAACGGTGTCACGGGGGCCGTCGGGGCGTTCTTCCGCGACAGCAAGATCGGCATGCGGGACATGCTCGATGGCAGCAGCAACACCATTCTGGTGGGTGAGCGTGCCTGGCGTCAGGGGAGCGTCCGCATGTCGGCCGGGACCCTGCTGGCCGTGCGGGATGCCAACGCCAACGGCCCCTCGGCCCAGGACGCGAGCGTTGCATGGAATCAGGGGCTCATGTCGATTGCCGGCAGTGTTCGCTGGCCGATGAACCCGGTCATGACCTCCCCCAATACCGACCGCAGCCAGGCATTCAGCAGTCTGCACGAAGGAGGCATCCAGGTGCTTCTGGGAGATGGTTCGGTCCGGTTCATCAGCGAGAACATCGACCTGCGTAACGAGTTCGTCGGCAGCCGCTGGCCAGTCGACAGCGTGCTCGAGGCTCTCGTCGGCATCGCCGACGGTGAGGTCCTGGGCGAATTCTGA
- a CDS encoding DUF1559 domain-containing protein, giving the protein MMRLRRRGFTLIELLVVIAIIAILIALLLPAVQQAREAARRSQCKNNLKQFGLAIHNYHDTHGVFPQATFGSVYDSGAGGNAWRGFSAHAMLLPYLDQAPLYNQINLNLMYEDNNTANNDPTNRELSRTKIPAFLCPSDSAWPGSEAGNNYVVSAGPALFWQRSQADSIGHFNNERTIGFRDLLDGSSNTIAASEVIKGDNTGAQFRVESDLVRGISISFANVRPSRADLDAYGQACMAGTSNHHSHQHREWMNGIGGQTVFNTLNTPNSANPDCHECTGCGWYDSRGVWTARSRHTGGVHALLGDGAVRFISENIDFDNWQRLGHIADGETIGEF; this is encoded by the coding sequence ATGATGAGACTCCGTCGACGTGGTTTTACGCTCATTGAACTGCTGGTGGTGATCGCGATTATCGCGATCCTCATCGCTCTGCTGCTGCCCGCCGTGCAGCAGGCCCGCGAAGCGGCTCGCCGCAGCCAGTGCAAGAACAATCTCAAGCAGTTCGGTCTGGCGATCCACAACTATCACGACACGCATGGCGTGTTCCCGCAGGCGACGTTCGGCTCGGTCTACGATTCCGGTGCGGGAGGCAATGCCTGGCGCGGCTTCAGTGCGCATGCCATGCTGCTGCCGTACCTCGACCAGGCACCGCTGTACAATCAGATCAACCTGAATCTGATGTACGAGGACAATAACACCGCCAACAACGACCCGACGAACCGGGAACTCAGCCGCACGAAGATCCCGGCGTTTCTCTGTCCCTCCGACTCGGCCTGGCCGGGGTCGGAAGCGGGGAACAACTACGTCGTTTCTGCCGGACCGGCACTGTTCTGGCAGCGTTCGCAGGCCGATTCGATCGGTCACTTCAACAACGAGCGGACGATCGGCTTCCGCGACCTGCTCGACGGCTCGTCGAACACCATCGCCGCTTCGGAAGTGATCAAGGGAGACAACACCGGCGCGCAGTTCCGCGTGGAAAGCGACCTCGTCCGGGGTATCTCGATCAGCTTTGCGAATGTCCGTCCCAGCCGCGCCGACCTGGATGCGTACGGCCAGGCCTGCATGGCCGGTACCAGCAACCATCACTCGCATCAGCATCGCGAGTGGATGAACGGTATCGGTGGGCAGACGGTCTTCAATACGCTCAATACGCCGAACTCGGCCAATCCCGACTGCCACGAGTGCACCGGCTGCGGCTGGTACGACAGCCGCGGCGTCTGGACGGCCCGCAGCCGCCACACCGGCGGTGTGCACGCTCTGCTCGGAGACGGTGCCGTTCGCTTCATCAGCGAAAACATCGACTTCGACAACTGGCAGCGGCTCGGCCACATCGCCGACGGCGAGACGATCGGCGAATTCTGA
- a CDS encoding DUF1559 domain-containing protein has protein sequence MSKSVSRRKGFTLIELLVVIAIIAILIALLLPAVQQAREAARRTQCKNNLKQLGLALHNYHDVHGMFVARKGGTNSCNNAVPARDNCGRLSGFMGLMPYIDQAPLYNLVSAGGGAGNKPPGGPEGWSGWSDWAVTIPGLLCPSDGLNADTRRSNNYVFNIGDSSRNPRDSQSVRGMFGNRRCVRIRDVIDGTSNTIAMSEHVRANFGQGTNSRRLIVEGIALGASGLNSGTNPGQCLTFVTGNRWAPSANVKGRHGTALWDGQAERCGFTTIIPPNGPSCAQGTNNNADSTHVVIAPTSLHTGGVHALMADGAVRFITENIDSGDLSATAPTQGETGPSPYGVWGALGTKAGGEAVGEF, from the coding sequence ATGTCAAAGTCAGTCAGTCGTCGCAAGGGGTTCACGCTCATTGAGCTCCTCGTCGTGATCGCGATCATCGCGATCCTCATCGCACTACTGCTGCCGGCCGTGCAGCAGGCCCGGGAAGCGGCCCGCCGGACGCAGTGCAAGAACAATCTCAAGCAGCTCGGCTTGGCCCTGCACAACTACCATGACGTGCACGGGATGTTCGTGGCCCGCAAGGGCGGGACGAACTCCTGCAACAACGCCGTGCCGGCCCGCGACAACTGTGGCCGTCTGAGCGGCTTCATGGGACTGATGCCGTACATCGATCAGGCGCCCCTCTACAACCTCGTTTCCGCAGGTGGCGGCGCCGGAAACAAGCCGCCGGGAGGGCCTGAAGGCTGGTCCGGCTGGAGTGACTGGGCCGTCACGATCCCGGGTCTGCTTTGCCCCTCGGATGGTCTGAATGCCGACACCCGTCGGTCGAACAACTACGTCTTCAACATTGGCGACTCGTCTCGGAATCCCCGGGATTCGCAGTCGGTGCGCGGCATGTTCGGCAATCGTCGTTGTGTCCGCATTCGTGACGTCATCGACGGAACGAGCAATACGATTGCGATGAGTGAGCACGTGCGGGCGAACTTCGGCCAGGGCACGAACTCCCGCCGCCTGATCGTTGAAGGAATCGCCCTGGGAGCGTCCGGCCTGAACTCCGGGACCAATCCCGGGCAGTGTCTGACGTTCGTCACCGGCAACCGGTGGGCACCGAGCGCCAACGTCAAAGGGCGTCACGGTACCGCTCTGTGGGACGGTCAGGCTGAACGTTGCGGCTTCACGACGATCATCCCGCCGAACGGCCCCTCCTGTGCTCAGGGGACCAACAACAACGCCGATTCGACGCATGTTGTGATTGCTCCGACGAGTCTGCACACGGGCGGTGTCCACGCTCTGATGGCAGACGGTGCCGTTCGATTCATCACCGAGAATATTGATTCCGGCGACCTTTCGGCGACCGCTCCCACGCAGGGCGAGACCGGTCCGAGCCCGTACGGGGTCTGGGGCGCACTGGGGACGAAGGCTGGCGGCGAAGCTGTCGGCGAATTCTGA
- a CDS encoding MotA/TolQ/ExbB proton channel family protein — MYLEFVCAKCQKKLKVREENVGSKVRCPYCHHAQVLETPSGTDADVPFQINVDEPARGSTGSSPASGPPAPDAGSKHDYADATQVSMVAGAGIGFGLFVAFYAIMFVLQSTWFGQLFLERGWVQFVMVFLLGWSVAILFLKSRKLAVQKDSMLFDLLPNEISKDITVKTVNQFVRHIRGLPVRHGESFLINRVLRGLEHFRVLRSNSEVAARLSSQSDIDANSVASSYTLLKVFIWAIPILGFIGTVIGISSAVGGFSGSLNSSADMDALKESLNSVTGGLSTAFDTTLVALVFSIMVMFPTTAMQKAEDDLLNGVDEYCNENLLKRLKDGNRDVPAASGVDPKALQAAIDAAMAPHHAELKTWSKKLDAMGDSLGQQMAQRWSKADEQLQQRHQQTLKQMQQTMNALNGLSERLQELSAKQAEAMTSLASQTSEAQEGLNASMQNAAESLNGYFKALETGVDSLNGVLGRLGEQQVVIQTAAPAARTGWSLFGRRNGRRNGHQG, encoded by the coding sequence ATGTACCTCGAGTTCGTTTGCGCCAAGTGCCAGAAGAAGCTCAAAGTCCGCGAAGAGAATGTGGGCAGTAAGGTCCGCTGCCCCTACTGCCACCACGCGCAGGTCCTCGAGACACCCAGCGGGACCGACGCCGACGTCCCGTTTCAGATCAACGTCGACGAGCCGGCGCGGGGCTCGACCGGCAGCAGTCCCGCCAGCGGACCGCCGGCCCCTGATGCCGGCAGCAAACACGACTACGCCGATGCGACGCAGGTCAGCATGGTCGCGGGCGCGGGTATCGGCTTCGGACTGTTCGTCGCCTTCTACGCGATCATGTTCGTGCTCCAGAGCACGTGGTTCGGCCAGCTCTTCCTCGAACGGGGCTGGGTGCAGTTCGTGATGGTCTTCCTGCTCGGCTGGTCCGTCGCCATCCTGTTCCTCAAGTCCCGCAAGCTGGCCGTCCAGAAGGACTCGATGCTCTTCGACCTGCTCCCCAACGAGATCTCGAAGGACATCACCGTCAAGACGGTCAACCAGTTCGTCCGCCACATCCGGGGCCTGCCGGTCCGGCACGGTGAAAGCTTTCTCATCAATCGCGTGCTGCGGGGGCTCGAGCACTTCCGCGTGCTCCGCAGCAACAGCGAGGTGGCCGCCCGGCTGTCTTCGCAGTCCGACATCGACGCCAACTCGGTCGCTTCGAGTTATACCCTGCTGAAGGTCTTCATCTGGGCGATCCCGATTCTGGGCTTCATCGGCACCGTCATCGGCATCAGCAGCGCGGTGGGTGGCTTCTCCGGTTCGCTCAACTCGTCGGCCGACATGGACGCCCTCAAGGAATCGCTCAACAGCGTGACCGGCGGACTCTCAACCGCGTTCGACACCACGCTCGTCGCACTCGTCTTCAGCATCATGGTGATGTTTCCCACGACCGCCATGCAGAAAGCCGAAGACGACCTGCTTAACGGCGTCGACGAATACTGCAACGAGAACCTGCTCAAGCGGCTCAAGGACGGCAACCGGGACGTGCCGGCCGCGAGCGGCGTCGATCCCAAAGCCCTGCAGGCGGCGATCGACGCGGCCATGGCGCCCCACCACGCCGAGCTGAAGACCTGGTCGAAGAAGCTCGACGCCATGGGCGATTCGCTCGGCCAGCAGATGGCACAACGGTGGAGCAAGGCGGACGAACAGCTCCAGCAACGGCATCAGCAGACGCTCAAGCAGATGCAGCAGACGATGAACGCCCTCAACGGCCTGAGTGAGCGGCTGCAGGAACTCTCTGCAAAACAGGCCGAAGCCATGACGTCGCTGGCCAGCCAGACCAGCGAGGCTCAGGAGGGACTGAACGCCTCGATGCAGAACGCCGCCGAGTCTCTCAACGGCTACTTCAAGGCCCTCGAGACCGGCGTTGATTCGCTCAACGGGGTACTGGGGCGGCTGGGCGAACAACAGGTCGTGATCCAGACAGCCGCACCGGCGGCCCGCACCGGCTGGAGCCTGTTCGGCCGGCGTAATGGTCGCCGCAACGGACACCAGGGCTAG
- a CDS encoding FG-GAP-like repeat-containing protein, which yields MLDRRLLLLLVCLIVAAGALWFTSGNGDSNASADELAAAAANRLSERDFEAAAELARAAITRQPGHPQALLVAGEVATRMQRFEEALTHYGAIPSEATEAWLTGQLGSGEILRTIGRLSRAEEAYQRASAVAPDLPLLHERLALLQRVTGRPRAARSHLRELLALGASRPEHLAWLADPFRVLSPVEYLQQCRTAAPNDPLPLQGLAAVAMSRGEFAEAAELLREVVRRKPDALEAQAALGRCLWELDARDDYAAWFSGLPESAAGHPDIWFALGLIAGQREEAAACFAECARQDVEHRSALHRFAIALLERNDEATAATAMQRAERLARLESLVAGIRPEQPNVQACVEAGHLLVELARFEEAVAWWQVAGTEPEIDRRTVDAAAEAAGVLQDLLTRSAGSKPAWQDIRGWFRGETGTTPEILASRDIRFEDEAARHGIDFTYFESPDPTTEGRRMFEFTGGGVAAFDYDRDGWPDLYFTQGANWPPEGNTAFLDRLFRNRAGGGFQQVTDGTRIAETGYSQGVATGDINNDGLADLYVANFGRNRLFVNNGDGTFDELTLPAGGRNELWTTSCLIADLNGDGLPDLYDVNYVTGDDVTSRICETSAGPRVCTPQAFPPAPDRLLINRGDGSFKDVSDEAGVPRGGRGLGIVAFDFDADGACELFVANDAMQNFLLDNTAGAGESPRFEDVALVSGLAFGADGEAQACMGVAAADFDADGVTDLFVTNYFNESNTLYLQQSPGLALDLAASRGLRAPSMPLLGFGTQAIDVDLDGEDDLVVANGDLDDFSHEGRAFRMRPQLFMNTGDGRFEELPESLRSGYFDGEVRGRGLARLDWNRDGRGDFAVSHLDEPSALATNRTATANHFLALRLVGTKSARDAIGARVTILSKDRQRTYELTAGDGYQASNERQLLIGLGAEGESVGITVYWPDGTVWAFDGLQPDTGYAIVEGATVPFRLPPVERGRARPQLTTPAASR from the coding sequence ATGCTCGATCGTCGACTGTTATTGCTGCTGGTTTGCCTGATTGTCGCCGCCGGGGCGCTCTGGTTCACTTCCGGCAACGGGGACTCCAATGCCTCGGCGGATGAACTGGCCGCAGCCGCGGCAAATCGGCTCTCCGAACGCGACTTTGAGGCTGCTGCTGAGTTGGCCCGCGCAGCGATCACACGGCAGCCCGGCCACCCGCAGGCGCTTCTGGTGGCGGGCGAAGTGGCGACCCGCATGCAGCGATTCGAAGAGGCGCTGACGCATTACGGTGCCATTCCGTCCGAAGCGACAGAAGCCTGGCTCACCGGTCAGCTGGGAAGCGGGGAGATTCTGCGGACGATCGGTCGTCTCTCCCGCGCCGAGGAGGCCTACCAGCGTGCGTCGGCAGTCGCGCCCGACCTGCCGCTGCTGCACGAACGACTGGCTCTGTTGCAGCGGGTGACCGGTCGTCCGCGCGCCGCCCGCAGCCACCTCCGCGAGCTGCTTGCCCTCGGAGCTTCCCGTCCGGAACATCTGGCCTGGCTGGCCGACCCGTTCCGTGTCCTGAGTCCGGTGGAATATCTCCAGCAATGCCGCACGGCGGCCCCGAACGATCCCCTGCCACTGCAGGGGCTGGCGGCGGTGGCGATGTCCCGCGGAGAGTTTGCCGAGGCGGCGGAACTGCTCCGCGAGGTTGTCCGACGCAAGCCGGACGCACTGGAAGCGCAGGCGGCACTGGGGCGATGTTTGTGGGAACTCGATGCCAGGGACGACTATGCGGCCTGGTTCAGCGGCCTCCCGGAGTCGGCCGCCGGTCATCCCGATATCTGGTTTGCGCTGGGACTCATCGCAGGTCAGCGCGAGGAAGCGGCTGCCTGCTTTGCGGAGTGTGCCCGGCAGGATGTGGAGCACCGCTCGGCGCTGCACCGGTTTGCGATTGCTCTGCTCGAGCGGAACGACGAAGCGACCGCGGCGACGGCGATGCAGCGAGCAGAGCGGCTCGCCCGGCTGGAGTCGCTCGTCGCGGGCATTCGCCCCGAGCAGCCGAACGTTCAGGCCTGCGTCGAGGCGGGGCACCTGCTCGTGGAGCTGGCCCGATTCGAAGAAGCGGTCGCATGGTGGCAGGTTGCAGGAACAGAACCGGAGATCGATCGGCGAACCGTTGACGCTGCGGCCGAAGCGGCGGGCGTGCTCCAGGATCTGCTGACCCGGTCTGCCGGATCGAAGCCCGCCTGGCAGGACATTCGGGGCTGGTTCCGTGGAGAGACTGGAACAACGCCGGAGATACTCGCCAGTCGTGACATCCGGTTTGAAGATGAGGCGGCAAGACACGGCATCGACTTCACCTACTTCGAGAGTCCCGATCCCACCACCGAAGGGCGACGGATGTTCGAGTTCACCGGCGGCGGTGTCGCGGCGTTCGACTACGACCGAGACGGCTGGCCTGATCTGTACTTCACGCAGGGGGCGAACTGGCCGCCTGAGGGCAACACCGCGTTCCTCGATCGGCTGTTTCGCAACCGGGCCGGGGGAGGTTTTCAGCAGGTGACCGATGGCACTCGAATCGCCGAAACGGGCTACAGTCAGGGCGTGGCCACCGGCGACATCAACAACGATGGGCTTGCCGATCTGTACGTCGCCAACTTCGGGCGCAATCGGTTGTTCGTCAACAATGGCGATGGGACGTTTGACGAACTGACGCTGCCTGCCGGGGGACGGAACGAGCTCTGGACGACGAGCTGTCTGATCGCGGATCTCAACGGCGACGGTCTGCCGGACCTGTACGACGTCAATTACGTGACGGGGGACGACGTGACGAGTCGCATCTGCGAGACGTCTGCCGGTCCGCGCGTCTGCACGCCGCAGGCGTTTCCGCCGGCCCCTGATCGACTTCTCATCAATCGCGGGGACGGATCATTCAAAGACGTTTCCGATGAGGCAGGCGTCCCCCGTGGTGGACGAGGTCTGGGGATTGTGGCGTTCGATTTCGACGCGGATGGCGCGTGCGAGTTGTTTGTCGCCAACGACGCGATGCAGAACTTTCTGCTCGACAACACTGCTGGGGCCGGGGAGTCGCCCCGGTTCGAGGATGTGGCACTGGTGTCCGGTCTGGCGTTCGGCGCCGATGGGGAAGCGCAGGCCTGCATGGGAGTGGCCGCCGCCGACTTCGATGCGGATGGGGTCACGGACCTGTTCGTGACCAACTACTTCAATGAGTCCAACACCCTCTACCTGCAACAGTCGCCTGGCCTGGCACTGGATCTGGCCGCATCCAGGGGGCTGCGTGCGCCGAGCATGCCGCTGCTGGGTTTCGGAACGCAGGCGATCGACGTCGACCTCGATGGGGAGGACGATCTGGTCGTCGCGAATGGAGATCTGGATGACTTCTCCCACGAAGGCCGGGCATTCCGGATGCGGCCACAGCTGTTCATGAACACCGGTGACGGACGATTCGAGGAGCTGCCCGAGTCACTGCGCAGCGGCTATTTTGACGGTGAGGTTCGCGGTCGCGGCCTGGCCCGCCTCGACTGGAACCGGGACGGGCGAGGCGACTTCGCCGTCAGTCATCTGGACGAACCGTCTGCGCTGGCGACGAACCGAACGGCCACAGCCAATCACTTTCTCGCGCTACGTCTGGTGGGGACGAAGTCGGCGCGAGATGCGATTGGCGCACGCGTAACCATCCTCTCGAAAGACCGCCAGAGGACCTACGAGCTGACGGCCGGCGACGGCTATCAGGCGAGCAACGAGCGTCAGTTGTTGATTGGACTGGGCGCGGAGGGTGAGTCGGTCGGCATTACAGTTTACTGGCCCGACGGAACGGTTTGGGCATTCGATGGCCTGCAACCGGACACCGGGTACGCAATTGTGGAAGGCGCCACGGTGCCGTTTCGATTGCCTCCGGTGGAACGCGGGCGAGCACGACCGCAGTTGACCACGCCTGCTGCATCACGATGA
- a CDS encoding carboxypeptidase-like regulatory domain-containing protein has product MSRFFRCSHTILPLCLSAAITMLAVGCTGSDPADDRPDRTPVSGVVTYNGSPVEGALVTFTPTDLNGSGANGRTDADGKFEMGTYESADGVRPGSYQVTVTKIPVTVAEQPSEDDPNYDPDAGTAPEAENVLPAKYADWSTSGLTADVGQDAITDLNFELTD; this is encoded by the coding sequence ATGTCCAGATTCTTTCGCTGCTCGCACACGATCTTGCCGCTTTGCCTGTCTGCCGCGATAACCATGCTCGCCGTCGGCTGCACCGGCAGTGACCCCGCCGATGACCGCCCGGACCGCACGCCCGTGTCCGGTGTCGTCACCTACAACGGATCGCCCGTGGAAGGAGCACTCGTCACCTTCACGCCGACCGATCTCAACGGCAGCGGAGCCAACGGACGAACGGATGCGGATGGAAAGTTCGAGATGGGGACGTACGAATCTGCCGACGGAGTTCGTCCCGGCAGCTACCAGGTGACCGTCACGAAAATCCCGGTCACTGTGGCTGAGCAGCCTTCGGAAGACGATCCGAACTACGACCCCGATGCCGGCACGGCTCCCGAAGCCGAAAATGTTCTGCCGGCCAAGTATGCCGACTGGTCGACTTCCGGGCTGACGGCCGATGTCGGCCAGGACGCAATCACAGATCTCAATTTTGAATTGACGGACTGA
- a CDS encoding transthyretin-like family protein: MNKLASRGPWLLPVVLLLTGAGCTGSSDAPALGRVSGTVTLNGEPLPDATVVFVPEKGRSSIAVTDESGEYSLQYTNDKAGAVVGQHTVRITTGVEGFEGEGGQGREARPERVPPHYNSVSELKEEVASGSSTIDFDLKSDGGTYATSGEGGAKVPDA; the protein is encoded by the coding sequence ATGAACAAGCTTGCATCGCGCGGCCCGTGGCTGTTGCCAGTGGTCCTGCTGCTGACTGGCGCGGGGTGCACCGGAAGCTCGGATGCCCCGGCACTCGGCCGCGTCAGCGGAACGGTCACGCTCAATGGCGAACCGCTGCCGGACGCCACCGTCGTTTTCGTCCCGGAGAAAGGTCGCAGTTCCATTGCGGTCACCGACGAGTCGGGGGAGTACTCGCTGCAGTACACGAACGACAAGGCAGGAGCCGTCGTCGGTCAGCACACCGTGCGGATTACGACGGGGGTGGAAGGCTTCGAGGGAGAAGGTGGCCAGGGCCGCGAAGCCCGGCCCGAACGGGTTCCTCCGCACTACAATTCGGTCAGTGAACTCAAGGAAGAGGTCGCCTCCGGCAGCAGCACGATCGACTTCGACCTGAAGTCGGACGGCGGTACCTACGCCACGTCCGGCGAAGGTGGAGCGAAAGTTCCGGACGCGTAA
- a CDS encoding STAS domain-containing protein: protein MSDLYALRGDEPVFSVEHVGDIVILTMVADVKSSSYQSMQHEYNRLYNVLGQDEVKYTAFDLSHCVILDSVMVGVLVNLTHRIRDRGGNAVLIGMSDYVREVLERLMLLQADNKRAMWTTYATRQQAYEAYPW, encoded by the coding sequence ATGTCCGATCTGTATGCCCTGCGTGGTGATGAGCCGGTTTTCTCCGTCGAGCACGTCGGAGATATCGTAATCCTGACGATGGTCGCGGATGTCAAATCGTCCAGCTACCAGTCGATGCAGCACGAATACAACCGGCTGTACAACGTGCTGGGCCAGGACGAAGTCAAATACACCGCCTTTGACCTCTCCCACTGCGTGATTCTCGATTCGGTCATGGTCGGCGTACTCGTCAACCTCACCCATCGGATACGCGACCGCGGGGGAAATGCCGTTCTGATCGGGATGTCGGATTACGTGCGCGAAGTGCTCGAACGGCTGATGCTGCTGCAGGCCGACAACAAGCGGGCGATGTGGACCACGTACGCAACCCGGCAGCAGGCGTACGAAGCGTATCCCTGGTAG